One Roseimaritima multifibrata DNA window includes the following coding sequences:
- a CDS encoding ADP-ribosylglycohydrolase family protein, which yields MNKVSKREAIVGCILGTAVGDALGLPYEGVSSQRAPKLLGPPDRYRFLFGRGMISDDTEHTCMVAQSLIEANGDVDIFTKRFASRLRWWILAFPAGVGKATARSGIKLWLGAKPQNAGVFSAGNGPAMRAAVFGAAIDDCTLLLHMVRASSRLTHSDPKAEYGAIAVALAAKHSRDNETADANLWLEQVAEAVGNEGVELTDLLRKADQSIRTGESTPDFAQGLGLGKGVTGYTYHTVPVAIHAWLAHPKDFRQAVATIIRCGGDADTTAAIVGGIVGAGVGREGGEGNIPEEWIDGLCEWPRSVTWMRSLGESLAASIDANPTTGTKPPSINPLGVLLRNLLFLLVVLFHGFRRLAPPY from the coding sequence ATGAACAAAGTTTCAAAACGTGAAGCCATTGTCGGATGTATCCTAGGAACCGCGGTCGGCGATGCGTTGGGGTTGCCCTACGAAGGCGTTTCATCGCAAAGGGCACCTAAATTACTTGGGCCGCCCGATCGCTACCGATTCCTGTTTGGTCGCGGGATGATTTCCGACGACACCGAGCACACATGCATGGTGGCTCAGTCGCTGATTGAAGCTAACGGCGACGTTGATATCTTCACCAAACGTTTCGCCAGTCGATTGCGGTGGTGGATCTTGGCGTTTCCGGCGGGCGTTGGCAAAGCGACCGCTCGTTCGGGGATCAAATTATGGCTAGGAGCAAAACCACAAAATGCCGGAGTCTTTTCTGCAGGCAACGGCCCAGCGATGCGAGCCGCGGTTTTTGGTGCGGCGATCGACGATTGTACGTTATTGCTGCATATGGTGCGAGCATCTTCACGGCTGACGCACAGTGATCCGAAAGCCGAATACGGAGCAATCGCCGTAGCGTTGGCAGCGAAGCACTCAAGGGATAACGAAACCGCAGACGCGAATCTATGGCTCGAGCAAGTTGCCGAAGCCGTCGGCAACGAAGGAGTCGAATTAACGGATCTGCTTCGCAAAGCGGACCAGAGCATCCGAACTGGAGAATCCACACCCGACTTTGCACAAGGTCTGGGGCTGGGCAAAGGCGTCACCGGATACACCTACCACACAGTTCCAGTCGCGATCCATGCTTGGCTAGCACACCCCAAAGACTTTCGCCAAGCTGTCGCCACCATCATCCGCTGCGGAGGCGACGCCGACACGACCGCCGCGATCGTTGGTGGCATTGTTGGAGCAGGCGTCGGTCGTGAGGGCGGGGAAGGGAATATTCCCGAAGAGTGGATCGATGGCCTGTGCGAATGGCCGCGGAGCGTAACATGGATGCGTTCACTCGGCGAATCGCTGGCCGCCTCAATCGATGCAAATCCGACCACTGGCACAAAGCCTCCCTCCATCAATCCGCTCGGAGTCCTACTTCGCAATCTACTGTTCCTTCTAGTCGTCCTCTTTCACGGCTTTCGACGGCTTGCCCCGCCTTACTAA
- a CDS encoding AAA family ATPase: MTLGLTLGKYAPLHRGHQLIIERAIAENDHTIVVIYDAPEVTPVLLETRAGWIRKLYPSVEVLLAKDGPTVVGNTPEITSLHDAYLRQLLKGRDVTHFYSSEFYGHHVSQALGAIDCRVDDDRKQIPISATTIRRAPYRFRDYLETIVYSDLVTKIVFLGAPSTGKTTIARELAKRLKTKWVPEFGREYWESHHVDRRLTLEQLAEIAVGHREREDQIIANANRYLFVDTDATTTYQFSLDYHGKAHPTVAELADSCRDRYRFCFVCDTDIPYDDTWDRSGEVHRANFQMKIESDLIRRNIDFIKLSGSLQSRVNRVIKSLMSLNS; encoded by the coding sequence ATGACTTTAGGACTGACCTTAGGTAAATATGCACCGCTGCATCGCGGGCATCAATTGATTATTGAGCGAGCAATTGCCGAGAACGACCACACCATCGTAGTGATCTACGACGCACCCGAAGTCACACCCGTTCTGCTGGAAACGCGAGCCGGTTGGATCAGGAAATTGTATCCGAGCGTCGAGGTCCTCCTGGCGAAGGATGGGCCAACCGTTGTGGGCAATACCCCCGAAATCACCTCGCTCCATGACGCCTATCTGCGTCAACTTTTGAAAGGCCGAGACGTCACGCACTTCTACAGTAGTGAATTTTATGGGCATCACGTGAGTCAGGCGTTGGGGGCGATTGACTGCCGCGTTGATGACGATCGAAAGCAAATTCCTATTTCCGCAACTACAATTCGCCGAGCCCCCTATCGTTTCCGCGACTACTTGGAAACCATCGTCTACAGTGACCTAGTGACAAAGATCGTATTTCTCGGGGCCCCTTCGACGGGCAAGACAACGATCGCTCGTGAATTAGCTAAACGCTTAAAGACGAAATGGGTACCGGAGTTCGGTCGCGAGTATTGGGAGTCACATCACGTCGACCGCCGGTTAACGCTGGAGCAGCTCGCGGAGATCGCGGTCGGGCATCGCGAACGTGAGGACCAGATCATAGCGAATGCGAACCGCTATCTGTTTGTCGATACCGATGCGACTACCACGTATCAATTCTCTCTTGACTATCATGGCAAGGCGCACCCAACGGTGGCAGAGTTGGCGGACTCATGTCGTGATCGATATCGTTTCTGCTTTGTTTGCGACACAGACATCCCGTATGATGACACATGGGATCGCAGTGGCGAAGTGCACCGCGCGAATTTCCAGATGAAGATTGAATCGGATCTCATTCGCCGAAATATCGACTTTATCAAACTCTCCGGTTCGCTCCAGAGTCGTGTTAACCGGGTCATCAAAAGTCTAATGTCGCTGAATTCATGA